TGGGTGCCGTAAGCTGCGCACTGCTCTGTGTGAAAGCGTCCAGAACGACCTGTGATGCCCTGAACGAGGACTTTTGTATTTTTATTAACGAGTATGCTCATTTTTTAATTTTACCTTGCGGTTCGGTGAGGTGAGTCTGAACCTTTCACGTCATTTCCCGTATATCCGCCCTCCAAGTGTAAAGCAAAGACAAATTATGCCATTTAAGGCATAATTTCATTACGGGCTACATGCTCTTCTCAATTTCCCATCTAAATCTTCTTTCCAACTATTGTTCCCACTGAGGATTAATACGCGCGCGCAAAGACAGCGATATCTTCTGTAGATTTTCCACAAACAATACATTCGCCATCTCCACCAGATTGTTCCATCGGGAGGCATCGGATAGTCGCTTGTGTTTCCTCTCTGACTTGATCCTCACAGGCTGCGTCCCCACACCAATGTGCGTATGCGAACCCATTTTCAATAGCCTCTTTAAACGCGTCGTAGGTGGTAGGTTTAAAGGTATTCGCATCGCGGAAATCGGTTGCCCGTTTGAGCATGTCAGATTGAATGGTCTCAAGCATCTGCTTTACTGTCTCCGCAGCCCTGTCAATTGGCACAAATATTTTGCCTTCCTTGCCCGGTATATCGCGCCGTGCAAGGACGATTTGCTGTTTGCTCAAATCACGGGGACCGATCTCTATGCGTAAGGGCACGCCTTTGAGTTCCCATTCGTTGAATCGCCAACCGGGTGAGTAGTCGTGTCTATCGTCAACATGGTAGCGGACACCACCCAAAGTTTCACAAATGCCATCAACGGCTTGCATAACGGCTTGCTTATCACTGTCTTTATTTTTAGGAACGATTGGCACAATGACGAGCTGCGTGGGTGCAAGTCTCGGGGGCAGAACCAACCCTTGGTCGTCCCCGTGTGTCATGATAATCGCACCGATCATTCGGGTGCTCACTCCCCAACTGGTCGTCCAGCAGTGCTGCTGTTTCTGGTTTGCATCGAGATACTGAATATCGAAAGCCTTGGCGAAGTTCTGCCCTAAGTCGTGTGAGGTGCCAGCTTGAAGTGCGCGTTTATCCCCCATCATCGCCTCGATGGTATAAGAAGTTAGTGCGCCCGGAAACTTCTCACTGTCACTCTTACGTCCAGGAATGACAGGTATCGCAGCTTCATTAACTGCAAAATCGGTATAGAGGTCCAGAATGCGTAGGGTTTCCTCTTCGGCTTCCTCGTGCGTTGCGTGAGCGGTATGCCCCTCTTGCCAGAAGAATTCCATCGTCCTGAGGAAAAGGCGAGGACGCAATTCCCATCGGACCACGTTTGCCCATTGATTGATAAGTACCGGTAAATCTCGATAGGACTGGATCCACTGACTATACATGTAGCCGATAATCGTCTCAGATGTTGGGCGCACGACAAGCGGTTCTTCCAACTTTTTTCCGCCGCCGTGTGTGACGACAGCGAGTTCTGGCTTAAAACCCTCAACATGCTCCGCTTCTTTTTCGATGAAACTCATCGGAATGAAGAGCGGAAAGGCGGCGTTTTGGTGTCCCGTTTCTTTGAACCGGGTATCCAATTGTTCTTTGACATTCTCCCAGAGCGCGTAGCCGTAAGGACGGACTACCATACATCCTCGAACGGGAGCGTAGTCAGCCATCTCGGCTTGACGGATGACCTGCGTATACCATTTTGCGTAGTCTTCACTACGGGGAACTATTTTATCAAACATTTTTAATTATTCCTTGCGGTTCGGTCAGGTGGGTTTGATACCTGAAGTACCTTTCCGTAGACTCAGTGGAAACACCCAAGCAAAAACCCTGCGCCGATGTTGCAGGCTACGCGTTTAGGTTTAACAAAAACCTCTTAACCGACTGCTGATTGCTAATTTTTCCTTTCGCACCGCTTCGGGCTCAGTTTTCTGAAGGGGCGGCTTATCTCCCTCGATCCGTTAAAGCAAGGATGCCCGGTAGCGATTTCCCCTCTAAGAACTCCAAGGAGGCACCGCCTCCCGTTGAGATATGCGTCATTCGATCTGCGACCCCGGC
Above is a window of Candidatus Poribacteria bacterium DNA encoding:
- a CDS encoding proline--tRNA ligase, which encodes MFDKIVPRSEDYAKWYTQVIRQAEMADYAPVRGCMVVRPYGYALWENVKEQLDTRFKETGHQNAAFPLFIPMSFIEKEAEHVEGFKPELAVVTHGGGKKLEEPLVVRPTSETIIGYMYSQWIQSYRDLPVLINQWANVVRWELRPRLFLRTMEFFWQEGHTAHATHEEAEEETLRILDLYTDFAVNEAAIPVIPGRKSDSEKFPGALTSYTIEAMMGDKRALQAGTSHDLGQNFAKAFDIQYLDANQKQQHCWTTSWGVSTRMIGAIIMTHGDDQGLVLPPRLAPTQLVIVPIVPKNKDSDKQAVMQAVDGICETLGGVRYHVDDRHDYSPGWRFNEWELKGVPLRIEIGPRDLSKQQIVLARRDIPGKEGKIFVPIDRAAETVKQMLETIQSDMLKRATDFRDANTFKPTTYDAFKEAIENGFAYAHWCGDAACEDQVREETQATIRCLPMEQSGGDGECIVCGKSTEDIAVFARAY